A region from the Lentisphaera profundi genome encodes:
- a CDS encoding RNA polymerase sigma factor, whose amino-acid sequence MSENNKDQCSTRETLLQRIRNRHDEESWEDFVYYYRQYVYIICRGMGANHHDSEELVQKVMLKVWDKLPEFEYDKKKRFRGWLCMVTGNTVKDFFRSYKRRQDRKEKASDLDIWDPERTDQPDIEKYAEKEWENYISNLALNNIKDKFSDKVMTCFTEINQGRVAKEVSEELDMPLNTVYVYNKRVTKKFHEEIRRLYYELS is encoded by the coding sequence ATGAGTGAAAATAATAAAGACCAGTGTAGCACTAGAGAGACCTTGCTTCAGCGTATTCGTAATCGGCATGATGAAGAATCGTGGGAAGATTTTGTCTACTATTACCGTCAGTATGTTTATATAATCTGTCGCGGTATGGGGGCAAATCACCATGATTCGGAAGAGCTCGTACAAAAAGTTATGTTGAAAGTTTGGGATAAGTTACCTGAATTTGAATATGATAAGAAAAAGCGTTTTCGTGGTTGGCTCTGTATGGTGACGGGAAATACAGTGAAAGACTTTTTTCGCTCCTATAAAAGGCGTCAAGATAGAAAAGAAAAAGCTAGCGATCTAGATATATGGGACCCCGAGCGTACCGATCAGCCAGATATTGAAAAATATGCGGAAAAGGAATGGGAGAATTACATTAGTAATTTGGCTTTGAATAATATTAAAGATAAATTTTCTGATAAAGTAATGACCTGTTTTACAGAGATTAACCAGGGTAGGGTAGCAAAGGAAGTGAGCGAAGAACTCGATATGCCTTTAAATACGGTTTATGTTTATAATAAACGGGTGACGAAAAAGTTTCACGAAGAAATTAGACGGCTTTATTACGAGCTGAGTTAA
- the secG gene encoding preprotein translocase subunit SecG, protein MSSVLLAIVVLLAVLIIVSVLMQPSKADGGLGGLASGMTSDVLGASSNDFLAKATWWMFGLFIVTILFFGKMTATENAEKLQEKNTKSTLELQVPAKAEEAIPAKVEEVKSETDATSEKVEEEKSAE, encoded by the coding sequence ATGAGTTCAGTATTACTTGCGATTGTTGTATTGCTTGCTGTTTTGATCATAGTATCAGTGCTAATGCAACCCTCGAAAGCCGATGGTGGTCTTGGAGGTTTAGCTTCAGGAATGACTTCAGATGTTTTGGGTGCTAGCTCAAATGATTTTTTAGCAAAAGCTACTTGGTGGATGTTTGGTCTTTTTATTGTGACGATTCTTTTCTTTGGAAAAATGACCGCAACTGAAAATGCAGAAAAGCTCCAAGAAAAAAATACGAAATCAACACTTGAATTACAAGTTCCTGCGAAAGCTGAAGAAGCTATCCCTGCGAAAGTTGAAGAAGTGAAATCAGAAACTGATGCTACATCTGAAAAAGTTGAAGAAGAAAAATCAGCTGAATAA
- the tpiA gene encoding triose-phosphate isomerase, producing the protein MKRRLFIAGNWKLNKTAAETSQTVADLKEKLADFNGTLDVALFPPFLSIAAGQAAAEGSPIGIGSQNVHFAESGAYTGELSAAMLKEAGIELVIIGHSERRQYFGETNETVNLRTKASLAAGIKPFVCIGETLQERESGNMETVLKGQIVEGFAGISADQMTDLVVAYEPVWAIGTGVTASPAQAQDTHAYIRSEFAALYGQAVADKVIIQYGGSVKAGNVAELMSCEDIDGALVGGASLTAEDFSALILNAAALS; encoded by the coding sequence ATGAAAAGACGCTTGTTTATTGCAGGTAATTGGAAGCTAAATAAAACAGCTGCCGAAACATCACAAACAGTAGCAGATCTTAAAGAGAAGCTCGCAGATTTTAACGGTACACTGGATGTAGCTTTATTTCCTCCATTTCTTTCTATTGCTGCAGGCCAAGCGGCTGCAGAAGGTTCTCCAATTGGTATTGGATCACAAAATGTGCATTTCGCTGAATCAGGTGCTTATACTGGTGAGCTTTCAGCTGCTATGTTAAAAGAAGCTGGTATTGAGCTTGTTATTATTGGTCACTCTGAGCGTCGTCAGTACTTTGGCGAAACTAACGAGACAGTTAACCTTCGTACAAAAGCTTCTTTAGCGGCAGGTATCAAACCTTTCGTTTGTATCGGTGAAACTCTTCAAGAGCGTGAAAGTGGTAATATGGAAACAGTTCTTAAAGGACAGATCGTCGAAGGTTTTGCTGGTATATCAGCTGACCAAATGACTGATCTTGTTGTAGCTTATGAGCCAGTCTGGGCCATTGGTACTGGCGTAACAGCTAGTCCTGCACAAGCACAAGATACACATGCCTATATCCGCAGTGAATTTGCAGCTCTTTATGGTCAAGCCGTTGCTGATAAGGTCATTATTCAGTATGGTGGATCAGTGAAAGCTGGTAATGTTGCAGAATTGATGTCTTGCGAAGATATTGATGGTGCTTTAGTGGGTGGTGCAAGCCTCACTGCAGAAGATTTCTCAGCACTTATTTTAAACGCTGCAGCTCTTAGTTAA